The Actinomadura sp. WMMB 499 genome includes a window with the following:
- a CDS encoding form I ribulose bisphosphate carboxylase large subunit — MSSGRWSAGVIPYAEMGYWRPDYEPKDSDVLAAFRITPQPGVPPEEAGAAVAGESSTATWTVVWTDRLTAYENYQAKCYRVDPVPGSDDQFIAHIAYDLDLFEEGSIANLTSSIIGNVFGFKALKALRLEDMRIPTHYVKTFQGPAHGIVMEREYLGKFGRPLLGATVKPKLGLSARNYGRVVYEALRGGLDFTKDDENINSQPFMRWRDRFLYCMEGVNRAQASTGEVKGHYLNVTAATMEDMYERAEFAKELGSVIVMIDLTIGYTAIQSMAKWARRNGVILHLHRAGHSTYTRQKTHGVNFRVIAKWMRLAGVDHIHAGTVVGKLEGDPNSVRGYYDTLRLDKIAADPVKGLYFDQEWASLPGTMPVASGGIHAGQMHQLLHYLGEDSILQFGGGTIGHPMGIAAGATANRVALEAMIKARNEGRDYLAEGPDVLRAAAKHSRELDVALSTWGDITFTYASTDTPDVVETPVSI; from the coding sequence ATGAGCTCGGGCAGATGGTCGGCGGGCGTGATCCCCTACGCGGAGATGGGCTACTGGCGTCCGGACTACGAGCCGAAGGACAGCGACGTGCTGGCCGCGTTCCGGATCACCCCGCAGCCGGGCGTCCCGCCGGAGGAGGCGGGCGCGGCCGTCGCGGGCGAGTCGTCCACCGCCACCTGGACGGTCGTGTGGACCGACCGGCTCACGGCGTACGAGAACTACCAGGCCAAGTGCTACCGCGTGGACCCGGTGCCGGGCTCGGACGACCAGTTCATCGCCCACATCGCCTACGACCTCGACCTGTTCGAGGAGGGCTCGATCGCGAACCTGACGTCGTCCATCATCGGGAACGTCTTCGGGTTCAAGGCGCTCAAGGCGCTCCGCCTCGAGGACATGCGGATCCCGACCCACTACGTGAAGACGTTCCAGGGCCCGGCCCACGGGATCGTCATGGAGCGCGAGTACCTGGGCAAGTTCGGCCGTCCCCTCCTGGGCGCCACCGTGAAACCCAAGCTCGGGCTCTCGGCCCGCAACTACGGCCGTGTCGTTTACGAAGCGCTCCGCGGCGGCCTGGACTTCACCAAGGACGACGAGAACATCAACTCGCAGCCCTTCATGCGATGGCGCGACCGGTTCCTTTACTGCATGGAGGGCGTGAACCGGGCGCAGGCCTCGACCGGCGAGGTCAAAGGCCACTACCTCAACGTCACCGCCGCGACCATGGAGGACATGTACGAGCGCGCCGAGTTCGCCAAGGAACTCGGCAGCGTCATCGTCATGATCGACCTGACCATCGGCTACACGGCGATCCAGTCGATGGCCAAGTGGGCGCGCAGGAACGGCGTCATTCTGCACCTGCACCGCGCCGGGCACTCCACCTACACGCGGCAAAAGACCCACGGCGTGAACTTCCGCGTGATCGCCAAGTGGATGCGGCTCGCGGGCGTCGACCACATCCACGCCGGGACCGTCGTCGGCAAGCTGGAGGGCGACCCGAACAGCGTCCGCGGCTACTACGACACCCTCCGCCTCGACAAGATCGCCGCCGATCCCGTCAAGGGCCTGTACTTCGACCAGGAATGGGCGTCGCTGCCGGGGACGATGCCCGTCGCGTCCGGCGGCATCCACGCGGGGCAGATGCACCAGCTCCTGCACTACCTCGGCGAGGACTCGATCCTGCAGTTCGGCGGCGGCACGATCGGCCACCCGATGGGCATCGCCGCGGGCGCCACCGCCAACCGCGTCGCGCTCGAGGCGATGATCAAGGCGCGCAACGAGGGCCGCGACTACCTCGCCGAGGGCCCCGACGTCCTGCGCGCCGCCGCCAAGCACAGCCGCGAACTGGACGTCGCCCTGTCCACCTGGGGCGACATCACCTTCACCTACGCGTCCACCGACACCCCCGACGTCGTCGAAACCCCGGTGAGCATCTGA
- a CDS encoding LysR substrate-binding domain-containing protein, producing the protein MTEARLRTFVALADTGSVRAAARRLYVTESAVSAAVAALARDLGVPLVRRVGRGVRPTPAGTVYAGYARQVLGLLEEGRAAARGAAAPGRGPLRLAAVTTAADQILPALLASFRARWPEVELALEVGPRRQVWSSLAAHEADLVLAGRPPADVAATVLARRPNELVAVAAPDVAAGFALDRTPWVMREPGSGTRAAADAYLAERDAAPPRLVLGSNGAVIAGAAAGLGAALVSRDAVGAELDAGRLVVVPAPDLPLDRPWHAVGGAVPTATTLLFVRHLLDAPGWTAASGAATAGPTAGSTAGSG; encoded by the coding sequence GTGACGGAGGCGCGGCTGCGGACGTTCGTGGCGCTCGCCGACACCGGTTCGGTGCGGGCGGCGGCACGGCGGCTGTACGTGACGGAGTCGGCGGTGTCGGCCGCGGTCGCCGCGCTGGCGCGGGACCTCGGCGTCCCGCTCGTCCGGCGGGTGGGGCGCGGGGTCCGGCCGACGCCCGCCGGGACGGTCTACGCGGGCTACGCGCGGCAGGTGCTCGGGCTGCTGGAGGAGGGCCGGGCGGCGGCGCGCGGGGCGGCCGCCCCGGGGCGCGGGCCGCTGCGGCTCGCGGCGGTGACCACGGCCGCCGACCAGATCCTGCCCGCGCTGCTGGCGTCGTTCCGGGCGCGGTGGCCGGAGGTGGAGCTGGCGCTGGAGGTGGGGCCGCGCCGCCAGGTGTGGAGCAGCCTCGCCGCGCACGAGGCCGATCTGGTGCTGGCCGGGCGCCCGCCCGCCGACGTCGCCGCGACCGTCCTGGCGCGGCGCCCGAACGAGCTCGTGGCCGTCGCCGCGCCGGACGTCGCCGCGGGCTTCGCGCTCGACCGGACGCCGTGGGTGATGCGGGAACCGGGGTCGGGGACGCGGGCCGCCGCCGACGCCTACCTGGCCGAGCGGGACGCGGCCCCGCCCCGGCTGGTGCTGGGCTCGAACGGCGCGGTGATCGCGGGCGCCGCGGCCGGGCTGGGCGCGGCGCTGGTGTCGCGGGACGCGGTCGGGGCGGAGCTGGACGCGGGCCGCCTCGTCGTCGTGCCCGCCCCGGACCTGCCGCTGGACCGGCCGTGGCACGCGGTCGGCGGCGCGGTCCCGACGGCGACGACGCTGCTGTTCGTCCGGCACCTGCTGGACGCGCCGGGCTGGACGGCCGCGTCCGGTGCGGCTACGGCAGGGCCCACAGCGGGATCGACAGCAGGATCAGGCTGA